A portion of the Kineococcus endophyticus genome contains these proteins:
- a CDS encoding sugar phosphate isomerase/epimerase family protein yields the protein MAPKISMNVTTTFFGNVVQDIRLAKEAGYTGIELQSPKLYRYLDAGFDVRTLPELLAGLEVTGLGAVLDIERQGPAREEFLAEVDRMCKVAVAVGAPIVQLCTGPVDWNVVEDFTAGRLAADDGRYRATLGLDEADAIRVTAANVRAAADVAGWYGLDLYLEPLAWARLNRCRHALALIEEAGRTNVGIALDTWHFWTTGDTLEEVRALPKELIKAVHLSDGLDLDRAQDVPDQSRHRNVVIGGGSIPLQQWVDAVKATGYDGWWVTEMFSDRANEHDPAVVARTMRDLTAILVS from the coding sequence GTGGCACCGAAGATCTCGATGAACGTGACGACCACGTTCTTCGGCAACGTCGTCCAGGACATCCGCCTGGCCAAGGAGGCCGGGTACACCGGCATCGAACTGCAGAGCCCCAAGCTCTACCGCTACCTCGACGCCGGCTTCGACGTCCGCACCCTGCCCGAACTGCTCGCCGGCCTGGAGGTCACCGGGCTGGGGGCGGTGCTCGACATCGAGCGTCAGGGCCCAGCCCGCGAGGAGTTCCTGGCCGAGGTGGACCGCATGTGCAAGGTGGCCGTGGCGGTCGGCGCGCCCATCGTGCAGCTGTGCACCGGACCGGTGGACTGGAACGTCGTCGAGGACTTCACCGCCGGGCGGCTCGCTGCGGACGACGGCCGCTACCGCGCGACCCTCGGCCTGGACGAGGCGGACGCGATCCGCGTGACCGCCGCCAACGTGCGCGCCGCCGCCGACGTCGCCGGCTGGTACGGCCTGGACCTCTACCTCGAACCCCTGGCCTGGGCCCGGCTGAACCGCTGCCGCCACGCCCTGGCCCTCATCGAGGAAGCCGGCCGCACCAACGTCGGCATCGCCCTGGACACGTGGCACTTCTGGACGACCGGGGACACCCTGGAGGAGGTCCGCGCCCTCCCGAAGGAACTCATCAAGGCCGTCCACCTCTCCGACGGCCTGGACCTGGACCGCGCCCAGGACGTCCCCGACCAGTCCCGCCACCGCAACGTCGTCATCGGTGGTGGCTCGATCCCGCTGCAGCAGTGGGTGGACGCAGTCAAGGCGACCGGGTACGACGGCTGGTGGGTCACCGAGATGTTCTCCGACCGCGCCAACGAACACGACCCCGCCGTGGTCGCCCGCACCATGCGGGACCTCACCGCCATCCTCGTCAGCTGA
- a CDS encoding aminotransferase class IV, protein MSSSPVLFLAEIHPDGATTFSPADASAPHVRVDDLGVTRGDGIFESVAVVDGHPQSLRHHLERFARSAALLELPAPDTAAWAQAVADAAAAHASAPELLAKLVLTRGVEGGDVPTGWVHVFPAHDYGSQRTAGIDVLVLERAYPSDVVTRAPWLLQGAKTLSYALNTAAQRYARAHGADDVVFVSSDGDVLEGPNSTVLARLADRWVTPPPDLGILDGTTAGRAFAWAAGRGDRTEVARLRVDDLRVADAVWLLSSGRLSAPVRSLDGVPRPTDAALQAELLHHLLTVHD, encoded by the coding sequence GTGTCCAGCAGCCCTGTCCTGTTCCTCGCCGAGATCCACCCCGACGGCGCCACCACGTTCAGCCCCGCCGACGCCTCGGCCCCGCACGTGCGGGTCGACGACCTCGGGGTGACGCGCGGGGACGGGATCTTCGAGTCGGTGGCCGTCGTCGACGGGCACCCGCAGAGCCTGCGGCACCACCTCGAGCGGTTCGCCCGGTCCGCGGCCCTGCTGGAGCTGCCCGCACCCGACACGGCGGCCTGGGCACAGGCCGTCGCGGACGCCGCGGCCGCGCACGCGTCGGCCCCCGAACTCCTGGCCAAGCTCGTCCTGACCCGCGGGGTGGAGGGCGGCGACGTGCCGACGGGGTGGGTGCACGTGTTCCCCGCCCACGACTACGGCTCCCAGCGCACCGCCGGGATCGACGTGCTCGTCCTGGAACGCGCGTACCCCAGCGACGTCGTGACGCGGGCGCCGTGGCTGCTGCAGGGGGCCAAGACGCTGTCGTACGCCCTGAACACCGCGGCCCAGCGGTACGCCCGGGCGCACGGCGCGGACGACGTCGTCTTCGTCTCCAGCGACGGCGACGTCCTGGAGGGCCCGAACTCGACGGTCCTCGCCCGGTTGGCCGACCGCTGGGTGACCCCGCCGCCGGACCTGGGGATCCTCGACGGCACGACGGCCGGGCGGGCCTTCGCCTGGGCGGCCGGCCGCGGCGACCGGACGGAGGTCGCCCGCCTGCGGGTCGACGACCTGCGCGTCGCGGACGCCGTCTGGCTGCTGTCCAGCGGACGGCTGTCGGCCCCCGTCCGCAGCCTCGACGGGGTCCCGCGACCGACCGACGCGGCGCTGCAGGCCGAACTCCTGCACCACCTGCTGACGGTCCACGACTGA
- a CDS encoding SDR family NAD(P)-dependent oxidoreductase, producing MPLALVTGASAGIGFQLARQLAERGYDLVGVGASGRIADLQDRVARVEVLPVQADLSTAQGVDRVWAAVEATGRPLDVACLNAGRSLGGAFLDTDLDDELAMLALNVTGQVRLAKHVVRHMAPRRAGHLLVTTSCSALTPTPYESIYGPTRSFMLSFAEGLREEMAEHGVVVTALLPGATATDFHQTAGMGATKFGSIDWKNDPALVARQGLDALFADQDHVIGGDQATREDAARNRTLSDPVKAAEFARASRPQQD from the coding sequence GTGCCCCTGGCCCTCGTCACCGGCGCCTCCGCCGGCATCGGTTTCCAGCTCGCCCGACAGCTCGCCGAGCGCGGGTACGACCTCGTGGGCGTCGGCGCGAGCGGACGCATCGCCGACCTCCAGGACCGCGTCGCCCGCGTCGAGGTCCTCCCCGTCCAGGCCGACCTGTCCACCGCACAGGGCGTCGACCGGGTCTGGGCCGCCGTCGAGGCCACCGGGCGCCCGCTGGACGTCGCGTGCCTCAACGCCGGCCGCAGCCTCGGCGGAGCATTCCTCGACACCGACCTCGACGACGAACTGGCGATGCTCGCGCTGAACGTCACGGGCCAGGTCCGACTGGCCAAGCACGTCGTCCGGCACATGGCTCCCCGCCGGGCTGGGCACCTCCTGGTCACCACGTCGTGCTCGGCGCTGACCCCGACCCCGTACGAGTCGATCTACGGCCCCACCCGCAGCTTCATGCTGAGCTTCGCCGAAGGTCTGCGCGAGGAGATGGCGGAGCACGGCGTCGTCGTCACGGCGTTGCTTCCGGGGGCGACGGCCACCGACTTCCACCAGACCGCAGGCATGGGCGCGACGAAGTTCGGGTCGATCGACTGGAAGAACGACCCTGCCCTGGTGGCCCGACAGGGACTGGACGCCCTCTTCGCCGACCAGGACCACGTCATCGGCGGCGACCAAGCCACCCGGGAGGACGCCGCCCGGAACCGGACGCTGAGCGACCCGGTCAAGGCCGCCGAGTTCGCGCGGGCGAGTCGCCCACAGCAGGACTGA
- a CDS encoding LysR family transcriptional regulator gives MDLRALEHFVAVVDEGGFTRAAERLRVAQPGVSAQVRGLERELGQALFERHARGATLTPAGEAALPHARAALAAATAVGESVAELSGLLRGRLGIGILLSSNGMDMPAVLRTFRDRAPAVEVRVVEADAETLLARLRDGGLDVAWTATAGPLPDDLTGHLVSTEPLAALVPAGHRWARRRTVDLTDLCAEPLLVAPPGGAVRGALDAASAGLGLRPHVEVEANSPVLLAALAREGHGVAVVPASAPVADGVHAVRIVRPVPAGRVSVAWRRANPSPALRAFTALVRTGGTRT, from the coding sequence ATGGACCTGCGAGCACTGGAGCACTTCGTCGCCGTCGTCGACGAGGGGGGATTCACGCGGGCCGCCGAACGCCTGCGTGTCGCCCAGCCCGGGGTGAGCGCCCAGGTGCGGGGACTGGAACGCGAGCTGGGCCAGGCCCTCTTCGAGCGGCACGCCCGCGGCGCGACGCTGACCCCGGCGGGCGAGGCCGCCCTGCCGCACGCGCGAGCGGCGCTGGCCGCGGCGACCGCCGTCGGCGAGAGCGTCGCCGAACTGTCGGGGCTGCTCCGCGGCCGACTGGGCATCGGCATCCTGCTGTCCAGCAACGGGATGGACATGCCCGCGGTGCTGCGCACCTTCCGCGACCGGGCGCCCGCCGTCGAGGTCCGCGTGGTCGAGGCGGACGCCGAGACCCTGCTCGCCCGGCTGCGCGACGGCGGCCTCGACGTCGCCTGGACCGCGACGGCGGGACCGTTGCCGGACGACCTGACCGGCCACCTCGTGAGCACCGAACCCCTGGCCGCGCTCGTCCCCGCCGGGCACCGCTGGGCCCGGCGGCGCACCGTCGACCTCACTGACCTGTGCGCCGAACCGCTGCTCGTGGCCCCACCCGGCGGCGCGGTCCGCGGGGCGCTCGACGCGGCGAGCGCCGGCCTGGGCCTGCGACCCCACGTCGAGGTGGAGGCGAACTCCCCGGTGCTGCTCGCGGCCCTGGCCCGCGAGGGGCACGGCGTCGCGGTGGTCCCCGCGTCCGCGCCGGTCGCCGACGGGGTGCACGCGGTGCGGATCGTGCGGCCCGTCCCCGCAGGCCGGGTCAGCGTGGCGTGGCGCCGGGCCAACCCCTCGCCCGCCCTGCGCGCATTCACCGCCCTGGTCCGCACCGGCGGCACCCGCACCTGA
- a CDS encoding nuclear transport factor 2 family protein → MATTTTAGDVRNHATAYFDGWNTGDEEALRALFAPGVTFRGPMGTVHGPDECVAGLLGMRRAFLDEVAVEHLLVTGDEAVTWFEMRTRLPGVEPFPVVNRMHVGPDGIDRIRVVFDPRELLAALGG, encoded by the coding sequence ATGGCCACCACGACCACCGCCGGCGACGTCAGGAACCACGCCACCGCCTACTTCGACGGCTGGAACACCGGGGACGAGGAGGCGTTGCGCGCGCTGTTCGCCCCCGGCGTCACCTTCCGCGGACCGATGGGCACCGTGCACGGCCCCGACGAGTGCGTCGCGGGACTGCTCGGGATGCGCCGGGCCTTCCTCGACGAGGTCGCCGTCGAGCACCTGCTCGTCACCGGCGACGAGGCCGTCACGTGGTTCGAGATGCGCACCCGGCTCCCGGGCGTGGAACCCTTCCCGGTCGTGAACCGGATGCACGTCGGCCCGGACGGCATCGACCGCATCCGGGTCGTCTTCGACCCCCGGGAACTGCTCGCCGCGCTCGGCGGTTGA
- a CDS encoding LacI family DNA-binding transcriptional regulator, with protein sequence MVLVSTERTPTIRDVAARAGVSKSLVSLVLRGDPGVSPARRDAVTRAVDELGYQPNRVAQVLGTRRSGTVGVLLNDLRNPWFVDLLAGATATLDTVGLAPVLVDSATSRRVGGSPVDQLLRQQVDGIVVVGTTEDEEELRRAATVVPIVLAGTYEPADLGPGSGTAVDVVVNDDVEGAVAATRHCTDLGHTAVTHLQGPGRVGELRLQGYRKAMTAAGLEPTAVPGGMSEESGYAAARRVLTGTRRPTAIVAYNDLAAIGALSAAHDLGLRVPEDVSVVGYDNTYLAMIRHVSLTSVENGTLAIGVQAARFLAERIDGQAHAPRVHQVPASLVVRRTTSSPPAS encoded by the coding sequence ATGGTCCTCGTGTCGACGGAACGAACGCCCACGATCCGCGACGTGGCGGCCAGGGCCGGGGTGTCGAAGTCCCTGGTGTCGCTGGTGCTGCGGGGCGATCCGGGGGTCAGCCCGGCGCGGCGGGATGCGGTGACCCGGGCGGTCGACGAGCTGGGCTACCAGCCCAACCGGGTGGCCCAGGTGCTGGGAACGAGGCGCTCCGGCACGGTGGGGGTGCTCCTGAACGACCTGCGCAACCCGTGGTTCGTGGACCTGCTGGCCGGGGCGACGGCGACCCTGGACACGGTGGGCCTGGCGCCGGTGCTGGTGGACTCCGCGACCTCCCGCCGGGTCGGGGGTTCCCCCGTCGACCAGCTCCTGCGGCAGCAGGTCGACGGCATCGTGGTGGTGGGGACCACCGAGGACGAGGAGGAGCTGCGCCGGGCTGCGACCGTGGTGCCGATCGTGCTGGCCGGGACGTACGAACCCGCCGACCTCGGCCCCGGTTCCGGCACCGCCGTCGACGTCGTCGTCAACGACGACGTCGAGGGGGCGGTGGCCGCGACAAGGCACTGCACCGACCTCGGTCACACCGCGGTGACGCACCTGCAGGGCCCCGGACGGGTGGGGGAACTCCGTCTCCAGGGGTACCGGAAGGCGATGACCGCGGCCGGTCTGGAACCCACCGCGGTTCCCGGCGGGATGAGCGAGGAGAGCGGGTACGCCGCCGCGCGCCGCGTCCTGACCGGAACCCGGCGGCCGACCGCGATCGTCGCCTACAACGACCTCGCCGCCATCGGCGCCCTGTCCGCGGCGCACGACCTCGGACTGCGCGTCCCCGAGGACGTGTCCGTCGTGGGGTACGACAACACCTACCTGGCGATGATCCGGCACGTGTCCCTGACCAGCGTCGAGAACGGAACCCTGGCCATCGGCGTGCAGGCGGCCCGGTTCCTGGCCGAGCGCATCGACGGTCAGGCCCACGCGCCCCGCGTCCACCAGGTTCCCGCGTCACTCGTGGTGCGGCGCACGACCAGCAGTCCCCCGGCGTCGTGA
- a CDS encoding MFS transporter, protein MTGTAVPSDSTTGPYRLTTRTLVAAAGGIFVAQVALAMPAVLNGLFQQDLGTSASQLTWISDAYFVPVALFTLAFGVLGDLHGRRRLLLAGAAVLAVGEVVGMLTPVSGDQGLRVGWLLTGQVLCGLGAAAIMPTSLAMVAAGTHTARDRSRAIGVWAAALATGSFVSPVVGGFLAKFAFRGSETGSWRWAFLAAAVLALVSLVLTARLAEESSSPEGRSMDWPGQAAISVALFCLLFGTIQGSSSGWGSPLVVGAYVVSLAAFAAFVRIEHRSPSPLVRLDLFAGRGFSLTALATVVGMFGYLGCAYSSSIRLSAIQGFSPLTTSVAFVLLNGSTLVFARPVSHLMERWGARWTMVTGFGLMAVGCFWAAAVPASTMSVALIAAPVAVVGLGFALALNAVSAAAVDAAPPHLAGMAGGTASLLRDFGFTLGPAVIGSIALSRAADSIAERLAADASLRQALATFSAAPDAATGAQKAALEAAVEAVQSGPLGANAVPGTIEVDGTSVPFNPLKDVAFAALDHAYAFGYVVCGVATLVAAVLAVLAVSTPTRPAEEAATPAHA, encoded by the coding sequence ATGACAGGCACCGCGGTCCCGTCCGACAGCACCACCGGTCCCTACCGGCTCACGACCCGCACCCTGGTCGCCGCCGCCGGCGGCATCTTCGTCGCGCAGGTGGCCCTGGCGATGCCGGCCGTCCTCAACGGCCTGTTCCAGCAGGACCTGGGCACGAGCGCGTCCCAGCTGACCTGGATCTCCGACGCGTACTTCGTGCCCGTCGCGCTCTTCACGCTGGCCTTCGGCGTGCTGGGCGACCTGCACGGCCGTCGACGGCTGCTGCTGGCCGGCGCCGCCGTGCTCGCCGTCGGCGAGGTCGTCGGCATGCTCACCCCGGTCTCGGGCGACCAGGGTCTGCGCGTGGGCTGGCTGCTCACCGGTCAGGTGCTCTGCGGTCTCGGCGCGGCGGCGATCATGCCGACGTCGCTGGCCATGGTGGCCGCCGGAACCCACACCGCCCGGGACCGCAGCCGCGCCATCGGGGTGTGGGCCGCGGCCCTGGCGACGGGCAGCTTCGTCTCCCCCGTCGTCGGCGGGTTCCTGGCGAAGTTCGCCTTCCGCGGTTCGGAGACCGGCAGTTGGCGGTGGGCGTTCCTCGCCGCGGCCGTCCTCGCGCTCGTCAGCCTGGTCCTCACGGCACGTCTGGCAGAGGAGTCGAGCTCGCCGGAGGGCCGGTCGATGGACTGGCCCGGTCAGGCGGCGATCTCGGTCGCGCTGTTCTGCCTGCTGTTCGGCACCATCCAGGGTTCCTCGAGCGGCTGGGGCAGCCCCCTGGTGGTCGGCGCCTACGTCGTCTCCCTGGCCGCGTTCGCGGCGTTCGTCCGGATCGAGCACCGTTCGCCCTCGCCGCTGGTCCGTCTCGACCTGTTCGCCGGACGGGGTTTCTCGCTGACCGCCCTCGCGACCGTCGTGGGGATGTTCGGCTACCTCGGCTGCGCCTACTCCTCCAGCATCCGGTTGTCCGCCATCCAGGGTTTCTCGCCGCTGACGACGTCCGTCGCGTTCGTGCTGCTCAACGGCTCGACCCTCGTCTTCGCCCGTCCCGTCTCGCACCTCATGGAGCGCTGGGGCGCGCGCTGGACGATGGTCACCGGGTTCGGCCTCATGGCCGTCGGGTGCTTCTGGGCGGCCGCGGTCCCCGCGTCGACGATGTCCGTCGCGCTCATCGCCGCGCCCGTCGCCGTGGTCGGCCTCGGGTTCGCTCTCGCCCTCAACGCCGTCTCGGCGGCCGCCGTCGACGCCGCCCCGCCGCACCTGGCCGGCATGGCCGGCGGCACGGCCAGCCTCCTGCGCGACTTCGGGTTCACCCTGGGCCCGGCGGTCATCGGGTCCATCGCGCTGTCGCGTGCCGCGGACAGCATCGCCGAGCGCCTGGCCGCCGACGCCTCGCTGCGCCAGGCCCTCGCCACCTTCTCCGCCGCCCCCGACGCCGCCACCGGCGCCCAGAAGGCCGCCCTGGAGGCGGCCGTCGAGGCCGTGCAGTCCGGTCCGCTGGGCGCCAACGCCGTGCCGGGGACCATCGAGGTGGACGGGACGTCGGTGCCCTTCAACCCCCTCAAGGACGTCGCCTTCGCCGCCCTCGACCACGCCTACGCGTTCGGCTACGTCGTGTGCGGGGTCGCGACCCTGGTGGCCGCGGTGCTCGCCGTCCTCGCCGTCAGCACCCCCACCCGCCCCGCCGAGGAAGCCGCCACCCCCGCCCACGCGTGA
- a CDS encoding dihydrolipoyl dehydrogenase family protein, whose amino-acid sequence MSTGQGAAEAAREVDRTVDVVVIGAGAVGENVADRAARTGLDVVVVEKELVGGECSYWACMPSKALLRSGHALAAAQRLPGAAEAVTGGLDAARVLARRTSFTSGWDDSSQAQWLDSAGLTLLRGTARLTGPRRLEVTGTDGTTTSLTVRQAVVLATGSVPVLPDVPGLADASPWTSREATSAREVPGRLVVLGGGVVGVELAQAWARLGSTVTLLARSGLLGGQEDFAGELVAEALRADGVDVRLGVSPTRVVRDGAVRVELSDSSVVEADEFLVATGRRPATSGVGLETVGLEDGGSLEVDDTGLVAGVDGSWLYATGDVSGRVKLTHQGKYDARATGDVIAARAAGPVETPAWSKYTATADHHAVPQVVFTDPEVAQVGLTAAQAREAGMDVKVVDYDMGNVAGASLVADGYTGKARMVVDEQRRVVVGVTFVGQDVAELLHAATVAIVGEVPLERLWHAVPAYPTVSEVWLRLLESYGL is encoded by the coding sequence GTGAGCACAGGACAGGGGGCGGCGGAGGCCGCGCGCGAGGTGGACCGGACCGTCGACGTCGTCGTGATCGGCGCGGGGGCGGTGGGCGAGAACGTCGCCGACCGCGCGGCCCGCACCGGACTCGACGTCGTCGTGGTCGAGAAGGAGCTGGTCGGCGGGGAGTGCTCGTACTGGGCGTGCATGCCCAGCAAGGCGCTGCTGCGGTCCGGGCACGCGCTGGCTGCGGCGCAGCGGCTGCCCGGTGCGGCCGAGGCCGTCACCGGCGGGCTCGACGCGGCGAGGGTGCTGGCGCGGCGCACCTCGTTCACGAGCGGCTGGGACGACTCCTCGCAGGCGCAGTGGCTGGACTCGGCGGGGCTGACGCTGCTGCGGGGGACCGCCCGGCTGACGGGCCCGCGTCGTCTGGAGGTGACCGGCACCGACGGCACGACGACGTCGCTCACCGTGCGGCAGGCCGTCGTCCTGGCGACGGGGTCGGTGCCCGTCCTGCCCGACGTCCCCGGGCTGGCCGACGCCTCGCCGTGGACCTCGCGCGAGGCGACGAGCGCGCGGGAGGTCCCCGGCCGGCTCGTCGTCCTCGGCGGGGGCGTCGTCGGCGTGGAGCTCGCCCAGGCGTGGGCCCGGCTCGGCTCGACCGTGACGCTGCTCGCGCGCAGCGGGCTGCTGGGCGGCCAGGAGGACTTCGCGGGCGAGCTCGTCGCGGAGGCCCTGCGCGCCGACGGCGTCGACGTCCGGCTGGGCGTCTCCCCGACGCGCGTGGTCCGGGACGGTGCGGTGCGCGTCGAGCTGTCCGACTCCTCCGTCGTCGAGGCGGACGAGTTCCTCGTCGCGACCGGCCGTCGCCCCGCGACCTCCGGGGTCGGTCTGGAGACCGTCGGTCTCGAGGACGGTGGGTCCCTGGAGGTCGACGACACCGGCCTCGTCGCGGGCGTCGACGGCTCCTGGCTGTACGCCACGGGCGACGTCTCCGGACGCGTGAAGCTCACGCACCAGGGCAAGTACGACGCCCGCGCCACCGGCGACGTCATCGCCGCCCGCGCCGCCGGCCCCGTCGAGACCCCGGCGTGGTCGAAGTACACCGCCACGGCCGACCACCACGCCGTCCCGCAGGTCGTCTTCACCGACCCCGAGGTCGCGCAGGTCGGGCTGACCGCCGCGCAGGCCCGCGAGGCCGGGATGGACGTGAAGGTCGTCGACTACGACATGGGCAACGTCGCCGGCGCCTCCCTCGTCGCCGACGGGTACACGGGCAAGGCCCGGATGGTCGTCGACGAGCAGCGGCGCGTCGTCGTCGGCGTGACCTTCGTCGGCCAGGACGTCGCCGAGCTGCTGCACGCCGCGACGGTCGCGATCGTCGGCGAGGTGCCGCTGGAGCGCCTGTGGCACGCCGTCCCCGCCTACCCCACGGTCAGCGAGGTCTGGTTGCGCCTCCTCGAGAGCTACGGGCTGTAG
- a CDS encoding Gfo/Idh/MocA family oxidoreductase, with amino-acid sequence MQRFALIGAGFIGAVHAASLAAHPDVEFVGVHDVDTSRAGALATRYGTRVLDASEVFDASRLDAVFVASSTDTHAQHLRSAADAGLAVLCEKPIAPDLAEAVAVADHVRASGVPAMVDFNRRYDRDHAELRRVVASGGVGDVELIQLTSRGPSLPPVEYLRSSGGQLRDQTVHFFDLARWISGQDPVAVSVTGSALVDPTIAEFGDVDTSVATLSLPSGALVQIDSVRRTSYGYDERIEVMGSTGLVESRRQRRGNVARYGRAGVLDDGLHEGWFERVHPTYAATLAAFVDALERGVEPPVTLDDGVRAQAVAEAASRALESRRQEVVTYP; translated from the coding sequence GTGCAACGCTTCGCCCTCATCGGCGCCGGTTTCATCGGCGCGGTCCACGCGGCCTCCCTCGCGGCACACCCGGACGTGGAGTTCGTCGGCGTGCACGACGTCGACACCTCCCGCGCCGGCGCGCTGGCCACCCGGTACGGGACGCGCGTCCTGGACGCGTCGGAGGTCTTCGACGCCTCCCGCCTGGACGCCGTCTTCGTCGCCTCCTCCACCGACACCCACGCCCAGCACCTGCGGTCCGCAGCCGACGCCGGACTCGCCGTCCTGTGCGAGAAACCGATCGCCCCCGACCTGGCCGAGGCCGTTGCCGTGGCCGACCACGTCCGGGCGTCCGGGGTGCCGGCGATGGTCGACTTCAACCGGCGGTACGACCGGGACCACGCCGAACTGCGTCGTGTCGTCGCCTCCGGCGGCGTCGGTGACGTCGAACTCATCCAGCTCACGTCCCGCGGGCCGAGCCTCCCGCCGGTGGAGTACCTGCGGTCCTCGGGCGGTCAGCTGCGGGACCAGACGGTGCACTTCTTCGACCTGGCCCGGTGGATCAGCGGTCAGGACCCGGTCGCGGTCTCGGTCACGGGGTCGGCGCTGGTGGACCCGACCATCGCCGAGTTCGGTGACGTCGACACCTCGGTGGCCACGCTCTCCCTGCCCAGTGGGGCGCTCGTGCAGATCGACAGCGTCCGCCGCACCAGCTACGGCTACGACGAACGCATCGAGGTCATGGGGTCGACCGGCCTGGTGGAGTCCCGGCGCCAGCGCCGCGGGAACGTCGCCCGCTACGGCAGGGCCGGCGTCCTCGACGACGGGTTGCACGAGGGCTGGTTCGAACGGGTGCACCCCACCTACGCGGCCACCCTCGCGGCCTTCGTCGACGCCCTGGAGCGGGGAGTGGAACCGCCCGTCACCCTGGACGACGGCGTCCGCGCCCAGGCCGTCGCGGAGGCGGCGAGCCGCGCGCTGGAGTCGCGTCGACAGGAGGTCGTCACCTACCCCTGA
- a CDS encoding MBL fold metallo-hydrolase → MRITHYGHSCLLVETGAARVLLDPGTFSHGFEELEGLDAVVVTHAHPDHVDVERLPALLEANDGAVLRAEPATAASLTESGIEATALHAGDSVELAGIRLTGAGGRHAVIHADVPRIGNVGVLLSAEGEPTLFHPGDSYEAVPAGVDVLAVPVNAPWAALKETVDFVRAVGASAGLAIHDGLLAAPGRAVYGNQVRALGGLDVRESDGTAPLEF, encoded by the coding sequence ATGCGGATCACGCACTACGGCCACTCGTGCCTGCTCGTCGAGACGGGCGCCGCCCGGGTCCTGCTCGACCCGGGAACCTTCAGCCACGGCTTCGAGGAGCTGGAGGGTCTCGACGCCGTCGTCGTCACCCACGCCCACCCCGACCACGTCGACGTCGAGCGGCTGCCCGCGCTGCTCGAGGCCAACGACGGGGCCGTGCTGCGCGCCGAGCCGGCGACCGCCGCCTCGCTCACCGAGTCCGGCATCGAGGCGACGGCCCTGCACGCGGGCGACTCCGTCGAGCTGGCGGGGATCCGCCTCACCGGCGCCGGCGGGCGGCACGCCGTCATCCACGCCGACGTCCCGCGGATCGGCAACGTCGGCGTCCTGCTGTCGGCCGAGGGCGAGCCGACGCTGTTCCACCCCGGCGACTCCTACGAGGCCGTGCCCGCGGGGGTGGACGTCCTGGCCGTGCCCGTCAACGCCCCGTGGGCCGCGCTCAAGGAGACCGTCGACTTCGTCCGCGCCGTCGGGGCCTCGGCGGGGCTGGCCATCCACGACGGTCTGCTCGCGGCCCCGGGCAGGGCCGTCTACGGGAACCAGGTGCGGGCGCTGGGCGGGCTGGACGTGCGCGAGAGCGACGGGACGGCACCTCTGGAGTTCTGA